The genomic interval CCTTCGCGCTTCTACCTTCTCTCGATAAGGAGCGCGTAAATGAGTCCTGAGAACTTGGCCATCGCATATGACCAGATCAAAGGCCTCTCCCTGCCCGAGCTGCTGGGGTAAGAAATTATGTGCGTCTGGGTGGTCTTGGGGTACATTGTTAACGCCCATATCGGCAGCCAGCATCGTGACATCCAAGTGGCGCACGTCAACTTGGAAAGCTCTCGGGAGGCGAATTTTGTGGCCGCCACAAGAGGCTGGGAGGCTGAAAGCAACCGCACGAGAATGTGGGTTTAATTTTAACGCTGTCTCTAGAAAGCCACCTGGGGCCATGCACGTATCGAGAATTGTAGGGCCCCCCTGGTGCCTCGAGTGGATTTTGAACGCATTGCTAGATTGGTGGAGCTCTtctccaatcttcttcattaAGTTATAGAAGTggatttcattcttttcagAGCTCTGGTCGGCATTGCGACGCTGTGCTCTGAAATAAACATCGCCCTTGGGGTTTTCCCATCCCTAGCAATACCATGAGTCGGGCGTTGCTCTATAGGCTTGTTCGGTTGGATAGACGTACCTTTTTCCGTAGAAGACTGAGTTCTCGGAATTCACTACTTTGCTTGTTCAGGTACTGAACGATGGTCTTGCTGGCATAGTTGAATTTCCTCTCGTCAAGTGAGTGGTCATAAATTGGGACAGCGGTTGCAAGATCGGGCTGGGGACTATTTCCCGAACGACCACTTTCCTTTACTTCTGGTGATGCGTCGTTCATGGTGTGAGCTATTTGTACGTCGCGGATACAGTACCGGGCGGACTTGGGAATTCTAAATGTAAGCCTCATTGAAAATAGCCGGTCATCAATCTTAAACGTTCCTTTTTTTATCACTTGAGTTGGGCCTTTCAATAATCCCTGTCGGGTGCCAGTGCATATGCCACGTTTACATTGGGCACCACGCCTGGGCAACACGTCCAACTCATCTCAATCAATACTTTCTGTTCGGAAGCTATCAGGGAGCCTGATCACTTTCTGATACTTCTAATGAAGCATTTGAAAAATACATGAAGTTATGTGAAATTCCCAAAGATTGAGAGCTCATCACAGCCTTGGGTTCTTCGGAGAGGTGAGCGGCGGGGTTCTATCCGTGCTGAACACTCCAAGTAGAAAGAGTACCCGAGCGTGGTAATAGGCAAACAAGAAGAGATTGCTGGAAATATTCCTTGTACGATGCAGAAGGCATGCACGCGCCCTTGTCAGCTGCGGATAGGTGGTTAGGAGATGCACCTCGCGGTATCGGATGTCGaaaattttctattaataaacAAGTTGCTGGACTGCCAAGGGCACAGAACAAGACTTGGTTCCGAGACCCAGTTCGTATTGGTAAGAATTGAATGAAAAGGCTGCCATGTGATGAGGCTGTGACTTGCCCAATTTTGCACGCTGCATCGCCCGATGTATGTGATGGGGCAATGCCGATTACGACTCTGATAAGCAGCGGAGAACCCTGTCATTCGGGTCTTGAGACTGTTAACAAGGCCTGAGCGGGTTCAGCGCGCCATTTGGGAATAACTTGTCATTGGCTATATCTCACAGCTCACCGCCCAAAGCTGATGCGAACAGGTGTATAGAGCCTCGTTCTTGGAGACTGATAAGACAAAGGTGTCCATTATTCGCCCAAGGCGACCGTGCAAGGAACGGTCTGAACCCGGAACCTGTGTGAAGCTGCACGCATTAGCGTAAAACAACACTAATGCATACACCCATACCGATGCGTTGTGGTGGCTGAAAGATATCGAGGATTTGGGTGACTCGTTCCGTCCCTGTAAATATATTGAGAGCATTTCGCGCCAAGGACACATGAGTACTTCGGGGACCGTGGATGAGATGCCACGGCGGAGAGTCCAAGATACAGTATAACTCCAGACTTGGGTATAGTATTCTCATCCAACGTGAAGCATCATTGAAAGAGATTCCTTGCGGTAAACTAGTGGAGCGTGCTGCTGGGTCCGATGACTACGAGCTACGTTTAAGCTGGTTGACCCATCATGGTGCTTCCTATCGAGAAGTTCAAGGGGGAATCAACAGACTCTCTGTTGCTAATATTATGACAGAGGGGATATCCGAAAAGCCAAATAGCTTTTCCCAAATGGGCATCTTTGGATATATTGGCCGAGATGGTATTCGATCTCCCTGGTCGTAAGAGGCCCAGGTCATGTGAAGCTCATCGTCAAGGTCATCGTCATTATCTCATGCGTTTGAGATGGAACCTCGGGCTATCTCCAGGAGATATCCGGCGGTCGCGAACACTCTCCTGAAGGCTTCCCCTAGAGCACCAAAGCGGAATTAAAGGATACTAGAGGTAGATTTTTAAGACTTTTAAGCCCAATACAATCTTTATTGTCGCGAGGATCCGTTCGTAGAGCTCGTAGGCACGCTTGATTCATTGATTCTGATGTACTTACCCCGTATCATCAATCAATGACGTCCTAAAATACCACGATAACAATACACAGAATTCAGCATCAATTTGCAGTTATTGAACCGGAGTAGAGTTCGGTGCGGTATTCCTCTCGACACTTCATTTTCTCTACCAAATCGAAACATGGTCTCGAAAATCTAACCAAGTCAAATTTCTGCGTTTGTACTGGTTGACGATGTATCATGTTCCCCTGCGGAATGTCATAGGGAATCTATGATACTGGCAAGGGATAGCTAATATTCAATGACCATAGGATCTGGTGTTTGGCACTGTTTCATTTCCCTTACATACCGTAGCGGGTAGTGATTTAAGTTGAGTGGACCCCTCAAATAAATGCGCTGGACAGGCATGCGGCTTCTACAAAACGTAATATCCGCTACTTCGGCAAGGTGGGTTGGTAGCAAGAACACCGAGGGCGAGGGTTGCCTTCTCTGGGAGTGGCATATAGAGTGTTGGAGGATGTTGTGCCGACAGGCCAGATAaatctgcttcttcttcaagatcaatCAGTCTAGACGAAGTCTCAACCGGAGATGATGCTTTTCAAATCCGTTCTTGGCATCCTTTGCTCTAGCAGCATGGCAGCCGCTCATATGGAGATTAGCTGGCCATATCCTTTGCGTGGCCGGTTCGACCCCTACAGCGACCCTTTTCTCATCGACTATTCAATGACCAGCCCTCTGTACCCAGATGGTATGTTATGTTTCAACTTCAAGAACCATGCTTTCAGAATTGGCACTGTCTAACGGGTACCCATAGGTTCCAGTTTCCTCTGCGAAGGGTATCAGATGAACACTGCGTGGCGCGCAACAGTCAGTTACACTGCAGGCGATACCTACAACATCACACTGTCCGGCAGCTTGGGCAGGGCGCGTAAAACGGATCAATAAAAATTTTTACCCACCACTAATATATAGAGTGTAAGCGGCTGCAGCATCCTACAGTTGTACTCTAACCAAACTTAGAATGATTATAAAGGCTTGACCGAGCGcttataaaatattaataagaGATTACTACTCCACTTATCTGGAACTCTTTCAACTATTTTATActctaaattaaaattagaacTAGAATTATTAGCTAAAATTAAAATgaattatagtatataattctattaagaaatctttattatagtttaaatatttttaatattattattactcAGTGTTTTCACCGctactaattatattactatgtattattattaaatctactaCGCTATCTCTATAGTAGCtctaatattatctattctCACTAcctctataatttaaattttaaaattttaatctttaaaacTAAAGCACGTTACCttagataaaatataatttaattatttctatactataccGGCTATTAAAAGTCTagtttctttattatttaaactaaaactaaaactaatattattattattactattaatagtttttataattaacttatctatagataatttatagatatttcgatagagtatatttttttctctaaCTGAAAACAGTAAATAATAAATCGATattcttaattaattaataaaaaaaattaaatatagcGCAGTTATAGAGAATATAGATTAACTTATCTAGAGTAAAAGagattctatctatatttatactaaagGGATTAGTCTTTTCGGTATCTatagaaaaagatatattaataaattaaattaatatttaaaaagataagacttaatagattaattatatatagtaactAAAATAATTGTACGTTAGCCTGTGATCTTATTAGTGgggttaatatataatagtctagagatattatattagtaatacTTATTTTTAAGGCTTATAGCTAGAAAATTTATTAGACTATACTAgcttctttatatataaatatattaataattctaataaatatatcttgaatttatattattctatatatttatttatactttaactcttttcttttaataataaagtacagtaaattaaaaagttaataGGTATTATAAATcaaatactatattaaatatagtatagtatcttatatattattatgttttatataaaaaattataatgTAGACCGCTTATTAAATAGAAACActatttagaatttataatttttaaaaaataaatctatttgaatattaattactataatacaatttagaatagtataaatttctatattagaattattatttactaaatattaatattatagatttaataataactctatataataactatattatatactctatctactatatatagacaatttaatagttaagtaGCAATATTAGagtctaaataaataaaatctactaaACTATTAGCGCGGAGAGTggtaaaataattaataaaaagatttacTATTTAGCAGCAGTCCCTATAAATAACtctctaattctttttatttatagctagCCGGGTACCGcgattatctatatatattatttttataataatatataatagtcCCCTATTagtcttattttattaaaaaaaagaaaagatccttttaactataaaagataatctaatatcaataattaaaaaaagataaaaatcagtttttaatctatataatatctactaCTTACCTTTCTGTCTGTATATCTCTTGATCTATTTCTTATATCCTACAAAATTCTCgaattttaatttagaagGAAGATCTAACCTACACTAGCGACTGAGCTTGTATCCAccaaaagatatatttaaacaaatttattttatttataataattttactataatttatatatatagagaaactattttattattaatatttttccAGCTTTTTTATAcaatagtaaaataataaaattaatagagagAATAGGTAGtagaaattaaatatagtagaaaagattatttaaaaatccaagactatagattaaaatatttttttattttatttatttaataatttaataccTAGTAAGTATCGATAAATAGTATAGCATCTTATGAgctaattttatataaactatattataattatatatatactatagtatagtagTAAAAAGTAGTACACGCGAGTATATCTAAATAGAATATGAATAGTAgttagattaaaattatattattattctatatactataatcaAGAATAGAGTGTGCCAGGGGCGGGTCTAACCCACTAACCCGTTCGCTTAATTTAAATGAAACCTTAAATTTCTGATTTTATTCagatatatctagtatatatatatatttaaaaaaaatatagatatctttaAAAATGGGTGAGAAATTCAATGTCTTAGATTtagattgaatatatatatagggcACCTTTTGAAAATTTGTAAAAATTAAGCTTTTTCAGGAACTAGATATgtttagatttaaaattagatctaatattaatattttattccATAATACAATCTAGCTATAATATCTAAACTCTCcgtaatatataatagtaattctcttatttttaataaatatatatattagtctaaaataataacttTTTATACTCAAtttataaaagtattaatatataaaaatagttaagaTTCCTCTATTAGTTTACAGTTTATAATggataaaatctatagacaTAGCTTCATATTTAACAgcttatatagataattatattctatttaatagatatctattccATAAATAGTTAAGCgtagattaaatattagctGCATATTTTCAATGGCTACTAAGATTCTACCGCGTTACTAGTTGCGGCGGGCCAGAGCGAGGAAACTGGTTCTTAGAACATCCCATAACAAGTAAATACAGACATTCTCACCCTCCACCGTAGACCAATCAGCCGTATATCTCTAGTATTCAACTACCTACTTTACTCGACGTTCGGCCAGCGCTAATATCTAAAAGGAAAAATGCAGGACATCAGCCATTACCAAGGCGTTATTGCACCACCCTAGAGTGTGTTTCGGGGCGGGTCCGGGTCCAAAATCTAGGACCCGCCCGAAACACACTCTAATCGAGAGACCCAGAACTCCAGGTAAAGTCTCAGCCTACCTCATCGCAAATTCACGGCATCACGGATATCTATATCTTCGAGAACCCTCTTGCAGGTAATGCTGTCTCTACATCAAACTCAGTCGTGCAAAGCAAAAATGTATCTTTCAGAGACTACACCAACAGATCAGAATTTCACTTCAGTAGCAAGGCaaatgaaaaaggaacaTTAAGTTATAATTTTGGGGAAGGGACTTACTCCCAATCGAAACTTCTCATTGATTCTTTGATAGTCCTCTCCAGCAAGCATATCACAAAAATGTCGGATAGAAGGATAGTGCACGATGGAAATTTCATCCCactcctcctctcccttccTCTTAACATCTGTTTCTGACTCGACGTCAGGTCGAATTACCGTCGCTACCAACTTTGCATTGCCGCCTCGCCTACCAGCAACGGGACCAAACGCCTGCCCGTACTTATAATAGACATCCTTTCCGCCAGGGGAGTTGAAATGTAATAAGTTGAGCATGGTTACGGGACCCGAATGCTCAGCTGACAATTTATGCATAAAGGAGAGGAGCTCTGGTGTGACCTCGAGGCTTTGAGAGCTGGTCCTACCTTGGATGTGGTTTATGGACCCGGTTAGCGGGATGGAGAGGGCGGCACGCTTCAGTGATTGGGAGCGGGCAGGGTAGGTTGCCAGCAGCTTAGAAGGGATTCCAACTAGGATGCGGTATTCGGATTTCACTTGGGACTGTAGGAATTCTGGTATTGGGAATGTATTAGACTCTTCACTTTGAATAAGCACAAGGAGATCCCATGGGGTTGGTAGGGCATCCTTGTCAACGAGAACCGGGTGGATGACGATATGTCGGGGTCGTGATGCAACGATGACCTTGCGGGTAGACTGGAGGTCTTGGAGGAACGTGGGCGCATCAACTTTGAGAgcaagaaggtggagggTTGCCGTGGGCATCTTGGGCGGTTGCTGTTTTATAATTTGGGAAGGTTGTTATCGGAGGCAATTGCTTTATGTATCTCTTCCAAAGGGGGGACCGTGGGCCCGTCCCACCGCTGGCTCGCGAGTCAGATGTAATGATCTGGGACTGAGCCATTTCAATAACGTAATTCCCGTACAAGCGGGCCACCGCGGCCCGGTCACACGCGTTTTGTACGCGCATAATTTTATGAAGTTATTTAACCACTTGCTATACTACCGCAAATGCCTAAATTATCAAAAGCTCAGGTAGAACAGGAGGATAGCATCTTACTAGctctattaactattaaaaatattaaaattacgAGACATTTTTATGAATGAAAAAAATATGTTCCCTAGCACAATAAATGCTATAAAGGAGGACCCTTCTTGCATCTATTTTGTGGAATTGGCAGTTAAGATAGGCCCGAATTCGATCTTGCATTGCCCGACCTTCGCCGAAAATGTACAGTTCATGATACACACAGACAGCTGAGAGGCTTGTTATGGGCTGTCAATGCGGAAACATGATGatagactttatatagaagCAGAAGGGGCTGTTACCTCCGCCTCTCCATGTAAAAAGCGGCACTCAAAGTAGGTTTACCTTGGCAAGTTTCTGGAGAAATCCTGTTCTCCAATGCCAGTATATGAGCTTAGTCTATATGGGTTGCAAAACCATCATCAAGGCAGGCAAATGTACCCTATTCCTGCTTCTCTACTCAATAGGAAGTGGATTTCAACACTTAACCCAATATCTTGCGACCTTCGCTAATACAATAGAACGGGACCATAGCATACATCTCCTCCTGCGCCCGCATTAGGAAATACACATTACGGTCAACACCAAGAGCAGCAACAGTTCAAAGCTGATTCAACACTCTGCTTCAATATCAATCTAGTGATAAGACTTGTAAGACACCATAAATCCTTATGTTGTAACTCCTTGGCCCAACATATTCGCCAAGTGCGTCTGCACAGATCTCAGATGAACAAGCAACACCCTAAATCCGCGCTACTGCCTTCCCAATCTCCTATATATATGGTGTGACCTGTGTTTCGCACCACTTCCAGTACTTCCAGCAGAGACTTATATCTAACAGATCCATGCGCACTGGTTCTAATTTGCCGAATGGCGCGACTAGAGAGGCGAATCAGTTTCTGTATTAACAAATATTGGGATTCATACTTACCCCAACCGCCGTTATTCTCTTCCGTAATGGATGGATGAAGGCCGGCAAAGTGTTCTGCGTAAGCCCCATTAATTGGAGGGTGGCTAATAAGTTTCTAGAAAGAGTCAGACTACTTTGGGCAGAAAAAAGGCTTCAATAAAGCGTGAAAGGAAGATGTATACAAATATAGCTAGTTATAATTTAGGCATTGACTGTTGGAGGTTGGTCACAAAATTGCCTAGATTTAAACTCTGTTAACAGAAGTTAGTAATTATTAACAATATTAATAGAGTAGTACAGTTATTTGACTATATTAATGATGCCCTTGCTTCTAGCTCTTCTTGCGTACTTAACAGCATATAGAACGTTTCCCGCTTTGCTTCGGGAATATTTACTCCAGATCCCTGCGTCATGATAATAGTCTATGTTAGAAAAATCAATCGCAGGTATAGGAGCAGTGTCTGCAGCACTAGAGGCAATCTAGACCACTCAAACAGAGTTCTTTGGGGCCGATGTGGTTGTCTTCACCAAGAGGGGATGAAGGAAGTgggtaaaaaggaaataacCCAAACTGTTGATTCCCAGCTGTAATTCGCAGCCTTGTACAGTCGTGGATCCCTGGGAGCGCCATCACCCCGGCGTTGTTCCAGAGGACATCTAGTCGGGACTCACGAGTGAGGAATTGCTCCGCAGATGACTTAATAGTAGCCAGATCATTCAGCTGTAAGGGGTGGAACAGCAGTTCACCAGATGACTTAGGGTGAGCTTTCCGGATCTCTTTGATTACTTCTGCAGTTTTTTTCTCACTCTGTGCCGCTAGATATACTTTGGCATTGCGCTGATAGAGTATTGCAGCGAGCTCTTTACCGAGACCGCCTAAGCTGCCCGTTATAATAAAGACCTACCGTTATAACGCGTTAGTGATTGGCACCATTCTTTAAGAGTAGGCAGAGCGGGAGATGGTCGCCAACCTTGCCTTATTGGTCAAAGAGGTTCTACTCGGTCAATACTGGATTGTGAGGGAAAAAGGTACTCTTCCGAGATAAAGACATAATAGGCGATAATAAGTGGAATTATCTTAAGCGCTAGAGGtaggaagaagataagaaTTAGTTGAATATGCTTAGATTCTTATATAGAGATCTGGGGTCGCCACCCGCTTTCAAATTATCTTAATGGGAGCCATATTTTTGCCATCTCCGGAAGTTTTCGAAATGCAAACAAACTGTTAACTCCGTGGATTCGCTTCTATAGGCCCAGCCATATTTGCGGGGAATATGGCCGCAAAATATATCCAAGGTTCCTACCCACAGAGTGGAGGGTTCGCTTCGAACTTAGTACACGCTAGGGCAAACCCAAACTCTTGCGTAGTTATGGTGGCCGTATTCACTGTGGATACAGAGTACTCAGTTAAGGAGTGATTGCCAGTTTCCAGGCCAATCTATCTTATTCAGGTTTTCCAGgcatatattctttttactCGATACCTCCTCTAAACAACCTCAAAGTCCCCTAAAAGACTCGACAGAGTAAGcgatatatattgttttgtATATAAAGGATATGATGGCTTACTTTTCATATATACTGCTAGTCAACTAGATATTAGTTACAGGCCTTGAATTATCCTACTAtacagagaaaagataaatatataatggAAAAGggatttctatatatatatgcttatagatctattatcGGCTATAACACTAGAATACACTCGCTCTAGTGCAAGATATTTCAAAGCCAACGGCTATACTTCACCTAGTCTTTGCAAGCACTGCGCAATATCCTCGAAACTGATCCTAGCCATCTTATCCCGTGACTTCCACAGCACTCAATAAAATGTTACCATTGCGCAGTACAGAGCATCGAGTGTAAAGAGGCAAATTCTAATAAACTGATCTTTAAGTGCGCGGATAACTATCCAATATTACTACGATCTTCAAGATTGTATTGTGCGTTTTATTACTAATACTTCGCACAATATTTGTTGTATTAACTTATAAAGTCTACTCTTCAGGTGTCTTAGTACTGCTAAGAGTAGATAACTAGGTTCGTTGGCTAATTTTTCTGGATAACAGTAGTTGTCGAGAAGTAAGAATAGGGTAGGCTAGAGCAAACAGCGACCGGTAGGGAGATCTAGATATgcttctatattattaaaagcTGATAAGTTTCTCTTGAGTATAGCACTGAAGTTATATAATTCCTTGGTGAGGACGGTGGCTATAGTAGTGCTTTGTTTGGTGGGAACTTGCTGAGACGTATGCCGAAATTTCATTATATGATTGATGTATATAGCGGATTGACATAGACGGGTGCCCGTCGGTCGATAACGATTGAATTAGATGTTGGAGCCTGCCAGTATGGCTGCGGCGCTCGCCGGTATGGATTGCAGCGCTAGGCCGTATGTAGTTAGTGCATCAGCTGACCGTCAGGCGGCAGCTGGATATATCAGCCAGGAGAAACGTTTTGGTTCCGTTATTGATGGAGATCTCAATACCTCTGTCGTCCCCTTCCGACAGTTGATCTCTGAAATAGTCCGAACTCTTCACCCAGTCTGGCTCCCCATAATTGAGTTCATTGGCGTCAAGATCGAATTTGCGGTCTGATCCTTTGTTCTTGTATTTGACCGTGTGGCCCGTGTGATTCACGAGCTGAACAACGTAGACCATTTCAGCAACAAGGATTattctagataatatagGTAGTTCGAGCCGGACCGTGATTTCACAAAAGGAGTCTACGACTTCGGGCTGTGCGCTGCCAAACTCGGTGATTTGCTCTTAAAGCTTGGGTGAATGCAACATTGATGGATCCATGGTTAATATACCTGGCCGTCAAACTCGACATGTGATGAAAGTCCGCCTTCGTCATCGCCGCTGGCATCGGGTTAAGCTTGCAGATCCACAGTTGACGGGCTGAGTGACGAACAAGAGCGTTGCTATCTAGATGACGTGGCTTACACAGACTGGCACCTACTCGTGAGACGGGGAACGTGAGAAAACGTCATATCTGCCTCACCAACTCAGGCCTTGTTCTAGCTAGGCTAGATATAGCTGGCGTTATCTCCAACTACCAGGGAATAGAAACGTGGTGGTTATTCCTGTTTGACTTGTGCTGGGCATACAACACTCAGCTATCAGCctctctatattatattcaaGAGAGTATATGGCAACCCAACGGGCAGAGATAAGAGACCAGCTGACGTGACATCGCAGATAGATTCCGGAATCTAGAGGACAAAAGTGTCTAGGTACAGCTAGCATTATCTCTAGCGATTAAGAAATAAAGATACGGAATTTTCCAGAGTATGCGACTCCTCCCAGCTGTGTTCAAGAGAATGTATGGCAACGCAAAAGGTAGAGATAGATCCCAGCTGCCGGCTCTCCATTCGTGGATTCCGTACATGTTGGTCGACGATACCTGAAGTGCGAGCGCTCTCATACCAGCGCTTTGCAAGCGGCTGGacttgctcctcctccttgtgCTGGTGGTTTCGCTTAACTACTGGAGAACGCACGCACGCTTACACTGGCGACCAATCCTCCCAAACGGATCGGCCGACCAACGAATTTACAACACTAGCGCCCTTCCACACTCTCATGAAAATCGCATTCTCTTTGAGCGACACAGCAGAGGCTCTGTAACTTTGGGTTTGTGGGACTCCAACAAGTGCGGACCAGAAGTTTTCGTACTATCCGGCCACCTAATATCTCCCTTAATCTTCTCGTTCTATTAGCTTCTGGTGTCGATTTACCGACAAGCATATCCTAGTAAAATTAGATGGATTTTAATATGCGGTTAAGGTCACCAACCTGGTGCCCGGCGGGCTAACCCTTTAAGAGATAAGATGGCATGTCGGACCTCAACAATAAGCCTAAGGCTTTCTGACCAGTGAAGCAGGTATTTCCGGAAAAATCGAGATATATCTTGATTTCCTGGTAACTCAGACTTGTCGGTGGATTCAGAATTGGCTGCAAGATAAAGGTCCACCCAATATGTACAACCATATCGGAGATCGAAGGGCTGATCAGGGGTCCAGTCGGCAGGTCGTTATCTCAAAGGCCAAAATGTCGGGCTTTTCGAGACCCAGTCCGTAAATCCGCCTCCCACCGCGCTTTCGCGATTGAAAAACCAGCTATATAGCTTCATTTATATGCAAATTTTACTCCACTTAAAACCTTTTATCTAATTTGAATTGTTCATGGTTGTATGGCTTCAATTTCTATATGGCTGCGGAGTTAAAAACTGTTCGGCAGGTGATCAACCACAGTATAGGTGTTGAAGGGCGAAGGCTTGGCAAGCGAAATTACTAAGGATCCGGATGGATTGGACTACTAATTCTATAGCTTCATCCTTTTCATTTGCGTAATACCGTAATATCGCTGTCGAGTAAGGTGATGATCGTCTTAACACCGCCAGTGCTTAGCCAACTCCGCACTTCAACACTTAGACTTCTTGCTGGCCTCCTAGCTCTGCATGTCTAGATGGTGGCTCGTGCGTCTGCCATATAATTGCTTTATACGCAGGGGAGCACTAACCACCAGTATCGAGAACTGAGCGGTTTAGTCGATACTGGAGAAAGTTCCATTCACGCCCGTTGTTAGTGGGATCGTCCTGCAGATCCGCTAGGGATAAATTCGGTACCATATCCTTCCGCGTCTTATCCTCGTGGATTAAAAAGAGCTCTGCCAGGTCTGTCTATGTCAGCTCCATCTTTAAGTGGATAAAGCGCCGGAAACCAATCATTGTTAGGCGCAGCCCTTTATACGTCAATATCTGCTCATCATCGCTCTAGTAGATAAATCCTTGGCTAGTGGTAATATTCTAGATCTTCTTGCCGTATGTGCGCAGGCGGGCGATCCAGCCAAATAGAGTTTGGATCCTATGAGGTAGAAAGCGTTCCCATATGGCATCCAGAGTATCTACGGAATGCGCCATCTCCTCCTTGTCCGCCATCTGCACGGCGCGCTCAACTACCAGCATCTGTGCCACCTTTACCAGCCCGGAGAGATAACGGGTATACCCGTATGGCTCGTGGAAGGTCTGCTTCGCAGCATCCACCCCTAGTACAGCCAAAAAGCCGACCACCGTGCTTTCAAAGAGATCCCCCTTGAGGGAATGTCCCAGAAGCGCAATTGAGAAGT from Aspergillus flavus chromosome 7, complete sequence carries:
- a CDS encoding uncharacterized protein (expressed protein) gives rise to the protein MEAAAKQLLSETEESGSLPLQQALDRACLDFSIALLGHSLKGDLFESTVVGFLAVLGVDAAKQTFHEPYGYTRYLSGLVKVAQMLVVERAVQMADKEEMAHSVDTLDAIWERFLPHRIQTLFGWIARLRTYGKKI
- a CDS encoding short-chain dehydrogenase; the protein is MSLSRKSTFFPHNPVFIITGSLGGLGKELAAILYQRNAKVYLAAQSEKKTAEVIKEIRKAHPKSSGELLFHPLQLNDLATIKSSAEQFLTRESRLDGSTTVQGCELQLGINSLGYFLFTHFLHPLLIASSAADTAPIPAIDFSNIDYYHDAGIWSKYSRSKAGNVLYAVKYARRARSKGIINIKLISHPPINGAYAEHFAGLHPSITEENNGGWVAPFGKLEPVRMDLLDISLCWKYWKWCETQVTPYI